The genomic segment TAGTTTTTGAGCCAGCGCATCAAGAAATCGCTTTCCTCGGCTACTTGACGCTCCACGGGGATCTCCAACACCCGTATCGTCCGTCACCTTGCTCCAGCGCCGCTCTGCCCAGGCCCATCCTTCATGGAATTCAGGGATTTTCCATGAACGGACATTCCCATCTCCTGCCTCATCAAGCGGGAGGACAAGTTCGGGAGCGATCTCAAGCATGAGGCTTGTTTCAAGTTCTCCTGCATGATCGCCGGGGTTATTGAAGTAGTGTGCTGTATCAAGAGCCTTAAACCAGTTTATTTCACAGATAAAGAGCTTTGGATAATGAAATCCCACTTCCCGAACCATCTGGCGAAAATCATTTCCGCCATGTCCGTTCAGAATCACAAGTTTTGGAATCTCTTGTTGTTCAAGAACACGGGCGATATCTCCCATTAATGCCAACTGTGTGCTGGGCATCATATTCAAGTCCAGCTTTATATCCGATTGCCCTGTGTTGACTCCGAAAGGGACAGTTGGCAATGCAACGACCCGTGCACCCTGCTCCCACGCAAACGCACAGGAATCTGCTGCAATTCGGTCCAGTTGCATATTATCCGTGCCGTAGGGGAGGTGGGTATTATGTGCTTCCGTAGCTCCCCAGGGGAGTACAGCAACCTGGAAGTTGGTCTCCTTGACTGATTTCCAATTGGTTTCTTGAAGCACGTATGGTCGGGCACTCACGCTACTGGGTCACAATCAAGACTAAATCGTACTCATGGTCAAGGATTTGAATGGGGCCTTGATAATAGGGGACAATCAACCGCCCTTTACTGTCACGGGATAGTTCTGTGGAGTTAAACGTGAGATAACCACTATCATTGGTGCCTCGGAACGTGTAATCCTGCATAATCCGATTAGACGTTACACTTCTCTCCAATTCGTATCGACGCACCTCATCAAAATCCTGCCCCACACGCAGGGAAACGTTTGTGATTTCGTAGCTACGTCGGATACGAACGGTAGCGGGTGTAGTCCCTTGCTGAGATCCCTCTACAAAGACCCATGCCCGTTTCACCTGAACAGGTCCAGAAGAGGTTGAATCCTTGGGAGCCCGAGAGGTAACCGTTACTCCCAAGGGAGTCGTTATACAGCCCCAGAGCAGCACTGCCAGAAGTATAATCAGAATTGAGTAGTGCCTCATCATTATGCCAGCGACCTGAAGTAGAAATATACGATAGGGCAGGCGATAATGCACGAGTGATTAAACCTGTTTGCAGTGATCGTCAAATGAGTACGCCAACGAAGGTATGAAGCACGAGTGAACTCGTCCATGGAGCATACAATCGATTTTTCAAAATCGGAATCCAGCCAATACCTTTGGTTCCGACGTGGAAGGGACATCGCATCCCACCCGATAACATATAACCAGTACAGCGCCTTAGCGTCTAACATATGTTTTACCAGGCTCACTCGATTAGGCTATATGTTACGGCTTACCCGCATCTACGATCAGCACGAAAATCACGTAGAGGCAAGGTCCTATATATTCACGGGAAAACCGCGCATTAGCATCTCCAGAGTAGTGAGAGGGTCGCGGAACGATGACCGCAGCAGCCATCAAGGTCGTTACTGTATCTCACGAATCACGCCCGTATTGGGAAACCAAAAATCCTACAAGACATATGTTCAGGTCAAGGGCTGGTTATTATCATATGTGATGGGTTAGCTTGGAGCAGGTAAGATCCTCCATTATCTTCGTGTAGACGGATGTTCTTTATCAGTGACCTACCTGCTTTATTCCACCGAGATTTATCTTTTTGACTATTCAATTTGGTTTTCTGCTCGGATTAACGCAATTTGGGAAGAATTTAAACCGTAAATACGAATGACTCGTGTAATTTGGGCCTCCATTGTCGCTGCGCTCGGCGGCTTGTTATTTGGTTTTGACACAGCTGTAATCTCAGGAGCGGAGGGTGCTCTTCGAGATTTATATGACCCGACGTACCAACATCTAAGCTCCATTTTTGGCACACCTGCCTTCTGGCATGGTGCACTAGTCGCCAGTGCACTGATAGGAACGATCATCGGATCCCTTGCCTTTGCGAAGCCTGCTGATCGTTATGGACGCCGCCTGATGTTGATGGTCATGGGGCTTCTCTATTTGGTGTCGGCACTCGGGAGTGCTGTGGCGTGGAATGCGGAATCGTTTACGCTCTTTCGCCTGATCGGTGGACTAGGTGTTGGTGGGGCATCAGTAGTTGCCCCCATGTATGTAGCCGAAATTGCTCCGGCCCATATGCGGGGGCGACTCGTGGCGATGGTGCAGCTTAATATCGTCCTGGGTATCCTGGTTGCATATCTATCTAATTTCATTATTGCTTCATTTGAATTGGGGAACGCTGAGTGGCGCTGGATGTTTGGAGTAGAAGCCGTCCCTGCACTTGCATTCACGCTGCTGCTCTTCACTAACCCCAGAAGTCCGAGATGGCTCGTGGCACAGGGACGCGATGATGAAGCGGAGGGCGTGTTACTGGATATAGGAGGAAGTGGGTTTGATGTTACGAAAGAACTCAGTGCAATCCGCTCGTCGCTTGTAGAAGCACGTGACCATTTGACGGAAAAATTTTTTCAGCGAAAGTACCTCAAGCCCATCCTTCTTGCGGTAGCCATCGCTGCATTCAACCAGCTTTCTGGAATCAATGCGCTCATTTACTACACCCGCAGGATCTTTGAAATGGCTGGGGCATCGGGTACGTCCGCACTTTTGCAATCTGTGATTATCGGCGGGGTCAATCTGATTGTGACGGCCGCTGCTCTTATGGTCATTGACAAGCTTGGACGCAAGAAGCTCATGCTCACAGGGTCTATCGGATATATCCTAAGCCTGGGAGCGACTGCCGTTGCCTTCTACACTGATACGACGGGCCCTGTCGTATTGGCAAGTCTCATCGTTTTCATCGCATCGCATGCATTTGGGCAGGGTGCCGTGATTTGGGTATTCATTGGTGAAATATTCCCGAACAGCATCCGGGCTCGCGGACAAAGTCTCGGCAGCTTTGTACACTGGATTATGGCCGCAATCATCTCTCTGACGTTCCCGATGATTGCAGAAGTTTCAGGCGCAAATATTTTTGCATTTTACGCACTGTGCATGGTCGGGCAACTGTTGTGGGTCATTTTTGTAATGCCTGAGACAAAGGGGATTCCACTCGAAGAGATAAATAAGAAGTTGGGAATCAAGTAGCCTCGAATGCTGTCGCTATTCGACTTTATTGTAATTGCCGTCTACCTTGTTGGCATCGCGATTCTGGGTATCCGGCTGGGTGGGCGCCAGCGGTCAACGGACGACTACTTTTTGGGAGGACGAGATCTCCCTTGGTGGGCAGTCTGTTTTTCAGTGGTAGCAACTGAAACCAGTACATTAACTATCATTGGTGTTCCTGCCGTTGCCTATGGAGGGACCATGACGTTTCTCCAACTCACAGGTGGATATCTTGTCGGACGTATTGTAGTCAGCCTGCTTTTTCTGCCGCGGTACTTTAAGGGGGAAATGAATACGGCCTATGCCTACCTAGGTAAACGCTTTGGGGATCGTATGCGCTCAACAGCATCGGTCACCTTCATGGTTACGAGGCTATTGGCAGATGGCGTGCGGTTATTTGCAACGGCCATCCCGATCAAGGTGATTGCAGATTCTGCTGGAATGAGCTTTATGGGAGCACCGATCTCATATGGCCAGATCATCCTTCTACTTGGTGTTATCACGGCCATTTATACTATGGTGGGGGGCATTCGGGCCGTGATCTGGATTGATGTGGTACAAATGGCTCTCTACCTTTTGGGAGGGCTGCTCTGTGCGATTCTCCTGGTCAATGGTTTACCAGAAGGCTGGTTTCAAATGGCCGCACAGGAGGGCAAGTTCACTGTCATTGATCTGGGACTGGGAGGCTCGTTTACCGATTGGATTACCCAGCCATATGTTGTTTTGACTGCCGTGATCGGGGGAGGTATATTTTCGATGGCATCCCATGGTACGGATCAGCTCATCGTTCAACGGTTACTCACCTGCAGAAACCTCAAAGACAGCCAGCGGGCGTTGGTCGGGAGCGCAGTGTTAGTTGCCCTGCAGTTTGCGCTTTTCCTGATTGTAGGTGTACTACTTTGGATTCATTATGGCGGAGTAAGTCCCCAGGAATTGGGATTAAGCCGTGGAGATGAGGTGTTTCCACGTTATATCATTGAAGGACTGCCTGCGGGGATATCGGGATTACTTCTAGCTGGAATTTTGGCTGCAGCGATGAGTACGCTATCCTCTTCACTGAATTCGCTGGCTTCATCGTCCATGCTGGATCTCATTGAACGATTTGTCACGAAGTCGATCAGCGAAGCTCGAAGATTATTGTTCTCAAGAGCGTTGACCCTGTTTTGGGCTGGCCTGTTTATTGTGTTCGCAAGTTTGTTTGAGAATACCGAGAATCCTGTCGTTGAACTTGGTCTAGCCATTGCTTCGTTCACATATGGCGGGCTTCTGGGAGGATTCCTTCTTGGAATTATTGTCAAAGAAGCACGGGAATGGGATGCTGTGATTGCATTCTCTCTCACGATTGTAACCATGATACTGGTTATTTTTGGGGTATGGCATAGCCCGGAACAGGGATGGATCTTTGTTTTTAATCCAACAGATTCAATGATTGAGGCCTCAGGGCTACGCCAAATCGCCTGGCCATGGTACACACTGATTGGAAGCGTGTTGTGCATATTTGTAGGATTCCTCCTATCACTACGTAATAAATACACGAATCACGGACCGTCATGAGCGTATCGCAGAAATTTGATATTCGGCGTCCTATCACGGCCCTCCGAAACCTCGGTAGCATAAAGATTGGCCTGTTCGTGGTACTGGTTGTCTTGACCACGCTAGCATTTAAGCAGGGAATTCGAACCGAAACTTCATTTTCGGTAGGAGATCGGTGGCAGAAAGAAACCTTGGTTGCTGAGTCCGAATTTCCTATCTATAAGTCCACGGACTCATTGCAGGCGGAGAGGCAGCGTGTACGGGATTCGGTTGAACCGATATTTTATATCTTCCCAGATGCCAGACAGCAAACACGCGTGGCAGTCGATTCGATTTCGGCATTGCTGGACGTTGCTTTTGACGCGTATACAGATTATCTGGTGGGGGCGAGGAGAGATACGATTGCAGCTGGAAACGATCCGGCATTGGTAAGCTTCTCGGAGAGCACGATTGAGGACTCTCTCCGGTTCATGGAGTTACGTCTTCAGGTCCCCATTCGGCTAAGCGATCCGGCATGGCGTCTACTGGGATGGGATTCTGCGTTACGTAGTCCAGATATGCCAACGGCGACCAGATTTGCTCCGGTAAACCCGCCTCTTTTCGAGCGTATCCTGAACGCAATTGCAAGTCGGAGCCAGCGGTTACAACTTCAAGGAGCTCTTGATGTCCCAATAGATTCGATTCGTGCGCCGTATTTAACCGTACGGGATACGCTTGAACAGACGTTTAGTCGAAGACCCACAACAGAGGTGGTAGGTCAGAATTCAGCCCGCGAGCGCATTCAAGTATGGCTTGAAGAAACGGTACTCCCGGAAGGTTCTCCACTCACCTCTGCCGCAATTGCTCAATTTATTGAATCCGTCTTCACTCCTTCATTGATCTATCAATCCACCCCTACTGAATTGAGGAGAACAGAAGCGGAGGCTCAAATTATCCCTGTACGTGGCATGGTCGCAGAAGGGGAGGAAATTGTACGCAATGGGGAGCTCATCACCGCAGAGATCAAACAAAAACTGGATTCTCTGGAACGGGAACGCGGTAGCGAATTACCGGAACGCCAAGAGCGATTACAGTTTATTGGACAAATATTGTTGGCGCTAACCATGATCGGGATTTTTGCACTCTTCTTGAGAAATGCCCGACCGAGTATCTACTCCAGCAATAAATCCATGATTCTCCTGTCTCTGCTTTATGCCGGCACCGTGATCTCGTTTGCCGCGGTGATTCGGCTTGCACCGCCGGAATTCATGTACGCAGTGCCGGTTGTGATTGTATCGGTGCTTCTAACGGTAATTTTTGACTCGCGTCTGGCGCTATTGGGCACACTCGCTCTGGCGATCGTCGGAGGGTTTTTATTGCATTCGGACTTTACCTACACCTGGGCAACACTTATCGGGGGAGCGTTTGCAGCATTCAGTGCTAGGAGCTTGCGTAATCGGGGACAGCTTTTCCTTACAGCCGCCTTTGCGTTTGGTGGGTATGCACTTGCTTTTGTTACGGTATGGCTCTACGAAGGGATTGTCTGGTCATCAATTTGGGAGCATCTTTTGTTTGCGGGGATTGGCTCATTTTTGCTGGTTACGGCCTATCCTTTCGTTTGGGTACTCGAACGCATATTTGATATTACTACCGACCTACGCCTGCTGGAGCTTTCCGATACGAATCATCCTCTGCTTCGGGAGTTAATGCAACGGGCTCCTGGTACGCTCAATCACTCCATTCAAGTGTCCAGCCTTGCGGGATCCGTAGCCGATGCAGTAGGCGCCAATACGCTCCTCACACGAGTTGGCGCACTGTATCATGATGTGGGTAAGCTTTCTTCTCCAGAATACTTCATTGAGAATCAGGCAGGTGGCGTTAATCCCCATGATAATTTACAACCGGAAGAAAGTGCCCAAATTATCATCAGTCATGTGACCAAGGGTACCGAACTGGGAGAGCGCTATGGCTTGCCCTCTAAAGTATTACATCTTATTGCTTCGCACCACGGCACTACGCGGACCGAGTATTTTTTTCAGAGAGCAGTCGAACAGAGCAAAGCCAGTGGAACTGCTTTAGAGGAGTCTGTATTTAGGTACCCGGGACCGCGCCCGCAATCGAAGGAAGCTGGTATCCTGTTGTTAACCGATACCGTAGAGGCGGCAAGTCGTACAATGCAGGATGTAACCGCCGAAAAATTTCAGGAATTGGTTGACCGTCTGGTCACCCATAAGGTCGCCAGTGGTCAATTGGATGAGACTGGCCTGACATTCCGGGATATCCCTCTTATCAAAAAGGTATTACAGGATCAGCTTATGGCCATCCACCATGTGCGTGTCAGCTATCCTGAGATGACCAACTCGTAAAACCGGCCGTGATTTCCCTGAGTCCTGATCAAGCTATATTTCAGGCAAAAAGCATCTGGGAACGGGAAGATCTGCTACGGTTCGCAGTCCTGATGGAGCATTGAGTACCTGCGGGATTGCATTTACCAGAGCTGCAACTGTCGCCGTGTCTCCAAAAATACCGCCCTCTACCACTAGGTTAATCGGAGGGTCTCCATCTA from the Rhodothermaceae bacterium genome contains:
- a CDS encoding creatininase family protein, yielding MSARPYVLQETNWKSVKETNFQVAVLPWGATEAHNTHLPYGTDNMQLDRIAADSCAFAWEQGARVVALPTVPFGVNTGQSDIKLDLNMMPSTQLALMGDIARVLEQQEIPKLVILNGHGGNDFRQMVREVGFHYPKLFICEINWFKALDTAHYFNNPGDHAGELETSLMLEIAPELVLPLDEAGDGNVRSWKIPEFHEGWAWAERRWSKVTDDTGVGDPRGASSSRGKRFLDALAQKLGTFLVKLASTDNTDLYE
- a CDS encoding sugar porter family MFS transporter, encoding MTRVIWASIVAALGGLLFGFDTAVISGAEGALRDLYDPTYQHLSSIFGTPAFWHGALVASALIGTIIGSLAFAKPADRYGRRLMLMVMGLLYLVSALGSAVAWNAESFTLFRLIGGLGVGGASVVAPMYVAEIAPAHMRGRLVAMVQLNIVLGILVAYLSNFIIASFELGNAEWRWMFGVEAVPALAFTLLLFTNPRSPRWLVAQGRDDEAEGVLLDIGGSGFDVTKELSAIRSSLVEARDHLTEKFFQRKYLKPILLAVAIAAFNQLSGINALIYYTRRIFEMAGASGTSALLQSVIIGGVNLIVTAAALMVIDKLGRKKLMLTGSIGYILSLGATAVAFYTDTTGPVVLASLIVFIASHAFGQGAVIWVFIGEIFPNSIRARGQSLGSFVHWIMAAIISLTFPMIAEVSGANIFAFYALCMVGQLLWVIFVMPETKGIPLEEINKKLGIK
- a CDS encoding sodium/solute symporter (Members of the Solute:Sodium Symporter (SSS), TC 2.A.21 as described in tcdb.org, catalyze solute:Na+ symport. Known solutes for members of the family include sugars, amino acids, nucleosides, inositols, vitamins, urea or anions, depending on the system.) — translated: MLSLFDFIVIAVYLVGIAILGIRLGGRQRSTDDYFLGGRDLPWWAVCFSVVATETSTLTIIGVPAVAYGGTMTFLQLTGGYLVGRIVVSLLFLPRYFKGEMNTAYAYLGKRFGDRMRSTASVTFMVTRLLADGVRLFATAIPIKVIADSAGMSFMGAPISYGQIILLLGVITAIYTMVGGIRAVIWIDVVQMALYLLGGLLCAILLVNGLPEGWFQMAAQEGKFTVIDLGLGGSFTDWITQPYVVLTAVIGGGIFSMASHGTDQLIVQRLLTCRNLKDSQRALVGSAVLVALQFALFLIVGVLLWIHYGGVSPQELGLSRGDEVFPRYIIEGLPAGISGLLLAGILAAAMSTLSSSLNSLASSSMLDLIERFVTKSISEARRLLFSRALTLFWAGLFIVFASLFENTENPVVELGLAIASFTYGGLLGGFLLGIIVKEAREWDAVIAFSLTIVTMILVIFGVWHSPEQGWIFVFNPTDSMIEASGLRQIAWPWYTLIGSVLCIFVGFLLSLRNKYTNHGPS
- a CDS encoding HDIG domain-containing protein; translation: MSVSQKFDIRRPITALRNLGSIKIGLFVVLVVLTTLAFKQGIRTETSFSVGDRWQKETLVAESEFPIYKSTDSLQAERQRVRDSVEPIFYIFPDARQQTRVAVDSISALLDVAFDAYTDYLVGARRDTIAAGNDPALVSFSESTIEDSLRFMELRLQVPIRLSDPAWRLLGWDSALRSPDMPTATRFAPVNPPLFERILNAIASRSQRLQLQGALDVPIDSIRAPYLTVRDTLEQTFSRRPTTEVVGQNSARERIQVWLEETVLPEGSPLTSAAIAQFIESVFTPSLIYQSTPTELRRTEAEAQIIPVRGMVAEGEEIVRNGELITAEIKQKLDSLERERGSELPERQERLQFIGQILLALTMIGIFALFLRNARPSIYSSNKSMILLSLLYAGTVISFAAVIRLAPPEFMYAVPVVIVSVLLTVIFDSRLALLGTLALAIVGGFLLHSDFTYTWATLIGGAFAAFSARSLRNRGQLFLTAAFAFGGYALAFVTVWLYEGIVWSSIWEHLLFAGIGSFLLVTAYPFVWVLERIFDITTDLRLLELSDTNHPLLRELMQRAPGTLNHSIQVSSLAGSVADAVGANTLLTRVGALYHDVGKLSSPEYFIENQAGGVNPHDNLQPEESAQIIISHVTKGTELGERYGLPSKVLHLIASHHGTTRTEYFFQRAVEQSKASGTALEESVFRYPGPRPQSKEAGILLLTDTVEAASRTMQDVTAEKFQELVDRLVTHKVASGQLDETGLTFRDIPLIKKVLQDQLMAIHHVRVSYPEMTNS